The following proteins are co-located in the Gorilla gorilla gorilla isolate KB3781 chromosome 7, NHGRI_mGorGor1-v2.1_pri, whole genome shotgun sequence genome:
- the FABP9 gene encoding fatty acid-binding protein 9, with product MMVEPFLGTWKLVSSENFEDYMKELGVNFTARNMAGLVKPTVTISVDGKMMTIRTESSFQDTKISFKLGEEFDETTADNRKVKSTITLENGSMIHVQKWLGKETTIKRKIVDEKMVVECKMNNIVSTRIYEKV from the exons ATGATGGTTGAGCCCTTCTTGGGAACCTGGAAGCTGGTCTCCAGTGAAAACTTTGAGGATTACATGAAAGAACTGG GAGTGAATTTCACAGCCCGGAACATGGCAGGGTTAGTGAAACCGACAGTAACTATTAGTGTTGATGGGAAAATGATGACCATAAGAACAGAAAGTTCTTTCCAGGACACTAAGATCTCCTTCAAGCTGGGGGAAGAATTTGACGAAACCACAGCAGACAACCGGAAAGTAAAG AGCACCATAACATTAGAGAATGGCTCAATGATTCACGTCCAAAAATGGCTCGGCAAAGAGAcaacaatcaaaagaaaaattgtggATGAAAAAATGGTAGTG gaatgtaaaatgaataATATTGTCAGCACCAGAATCTATGAAAAGGTGTGA
- the PMP2 gene encoding myelin P2 protein, which translates to MSNKFLGTWKLVSSENFDDYMKALGVGLATRKLGNLAKPTVIISKKGDIITIRTESTFKNTEISFKLGQEFEETTADNRKTKSIVTLQRGSLNQVQRWDGKETTIKRKLVNGKMVAECKMKGVVCTRIYEKV; encoded by the exons ATGAGCAACAAATTCCTGGGCACCTGGAAACTTGTCTCTAGTGAGAACTTTGACGATTACATGAAAGCTCTGG GTGTGGGGTTAGCCACCAGAAAACTGGGAAATTTGGCCAAACCCACTGTGATCATCAGCAAGAAAGGAGATATTATAACTATACGAACTGAAAGTACCTTTAAAAATACAGAGATCTCCTTCAAGCTAGGCCAGGAATTTGAAGAAACCACAGCTGACAATAGAAAGACCAAG AGCATCGTAACCCTGCAGAGAGGATCACTGAATCAAGTGCAGAGATGGGATGGCAAAGAGACAACCATAAAGAGAAAGCTAGTGAATGGGAAAATGGTAGCG gAATGTAAAATGAAGGGCGTGGTGTGCACCAGAATCTATGAGAAGGTCTGA